The nucleotide sequence TGCCGCTGAAGGTGTTCAACGGCACGGGAGGCACGCTCAGGACTTTTGATCTGGTCGGTCAGGCAGTGGTTCCGATCCGGGAAAAATCGTAAAAAAAAAGGGGGTGGTCATGTTGCAGGTGACCAAAGCTGTGCGCTTTCAGATTATCAAGCCTTTAAATTTTTCGTGGGATGAGTTTGGCAGGATACTGAACGACCTGTCATATCACACAACTCTAATGTGCAACGCAGCGGTCCAGATGTACTGGGAGCACAATGTCATGCGGAACCGGTACAAAGCCGAGCACGGCAGGTACCCGCAGGACAAAGAGATATACGGCCAGAGCTTCCGGAACGTGGTATACCACCGGCTGCGGGAGATGTACCCGCTGATGGCATCTTCCAACGTCAGCCAGACAAACCAGTTTGCCTTGAAACGATGGCAGACAGACTTGCGTGAGGTCATGCGCCTGCAGAAGTCTGTACCCTCCTTCCGCCTGGGGACTCCTGTTCAGGTAGCTAACCAGAACTATAGTTTGTATATCGCGAAAGGCGAACCGCCGGAATATTGCGCGGAAATCACGCTGTTGGGAAAGGATGCCGCCTGTCGCCGGTTCACTGTTCTGCTCGATGCTGGTGACGCGCCGAAAAAGGCTGTATTCCGGCGCATCGTGGAAGGAAAGTATAAGCAGGGAGTTATGCAGATCATCAAACATCCCAGAAAAAAGAAATGGTTCTGCATAGTCTCATACACAATAACCAAAGACCCTGCTCCCGGTTTGGACCAGGAACGTGTCATGGGTGTGAACCTTGCCACCGGCGAGGCGGTATACTGGGCTTTTTCCTTTTCGCCGAAACGGGGAAGCATCCCCGCCGGCGAGATCGAGGCCGCGGAGAAAAAGATTCGGGCCATCACTGCCCGGCGCAGAGAGATGCAGCGGACTGCAGGCGTGACCGGCCACGGCAGGAAACGCAGGCTCAAGGCCACCAGGGTATTGGCCGGGAAAACTGCAAACATCCGCGATGCCATCAACCACAAATACAGCAGGCGGATAGTCCGGATCGCCGCTGCCAACCGGTGCGGCAAAATAAGGCTGGCCGACATGTCCGCGCTGGGGATGTCAGGCGCGCTTAAAGCATGGCCCTGGTCCGACCTGGTGCAGAAAATAGGGTATAAGGCCGCAGAACAGGGCATTGACGTAGAAATAGTAGAAAAGCCCGGAGACCGGGCCAAAGCGTGGCACACCTGTTCCGAGTGCGGGTATTCCGCCCCGGAAAACGTGGGAGACAACACCGAATTCCTGGCCTGCAAGGAGTGCGGGGCCAGAATAAGCCTGGAGTATAACGCCGCGCTGAACATAGCGGTATTGGCCCGGGACAGCATCCCGGAACAGCAGACATCGGCAAGCTGATGTTTTCTTTCGGGCGATTCGGCGTCCGAGGGTGAGAAGTGCCGGCGGGACTTCGTGCAGGCCCGGTAACGCTCACCAAGCCTCCGCGGAAGCGGGAAACCTCCGGCCTGGACTCCCTGGTAAGGGGAAGGCGGGGCCGGACAGCCCGACAAGCACATAACGTGTCGTCGAAGTCCCGGCGTTTTGGCGCTATTGGGGATCGACGACAAAAAACAAGCCGGAAACAGCAGAAAACCGCATAGGACCGGGTGTTCACAAACGGGTTTCCGGCCTGACTATGCAGGGCTGGAACCAAACAGCTAAAGTGCTCCAATTTCCAACCGGGGCACGGGTTTCCGGCCTAACTATACAGGGCTGGAACCCCTATCCCTGCAGCGTGGGTGCTTCTCCGGAAGGTAATCGTTTCCGGCCTAACTATACAGGGCTGGAACTAAACCCGCAGACCCGAACAGGCCCATTGCTGGCCAGTTTCCGGCCTGGCTGTGCAGGGCTGGAAAAGGAGGTAAGATAGCTATTAAAACACTGCGAAACTTAATCAAAAGCGAGCGCGGTTCTGCAGGCGTGCTGGTACTGGGGCTGGGCCTGCTGGTAATTATGATCATGCTGGTCAGCTACAGCCATTCCGTATCCCAGGCCATAGCCGCAAGGAGCGCTTTTTTAAAAGCCCTTACCGCCGGGGCGGAAACAGCCGCGGCCAGGATCGACCTGACGGCGGCGGAAAGCAGCGGCAGCGTAACGCTGGCTGCCGATGCGGTGCAGGCGGCCAGGGAAGTGGTTATGTTAAACCTGCCGCCGAACCTGCGGCCAATGGTGCAGATTACCGGTGTCACCCTGAACCGGCGCGCCGTAACTGTAACGGGCACACTGAACATGAGCATAAAAACCTTTTTCGGCGACAAGCCCGTTCTGTTCAGCGGCAGCGGTTCGGCCAGCGTCAACCACCCCGACTGAAGTCCGGGGCTTGCCTTGGCGGGGGTGAGGGTAACAGGTTGACTAGACTGAGCCCTGTGTAATATAGGGCTACACAGGCGGGGCTAGAAGAACCACCCGGGTGCCGGTCCCAGCCCGGGGAAATTCGGCAGAACCGCTTAATGCCACGGGGGAAACCCCTAAGCCCTGCCTGTATTGTCGAGGGACACTAAACCGGTTTGACCGTTCCGGGCTGAATACCAGCACAAAAACGGTCAGTCTTACAAAAAAAGGGGGTGTGAAAGTGTTCAGAAAAATTTCAGGTATGGCAATTATCGCGTTGCTGGCATTGTTGCTGACAGCCCAGCCGTTATTCGCCGCCACAGCCGGCAACGGCAAAACATCCGGCGCGACCGGCGGGTCATGGCTGCGAGTCAGGGCGGTAACCAGCGCATCGGTCCCGCAGGGCAGTAAACCGGATATTGTCACCAGCATAAATGAAGCCA is from Thermincola ferriacetica and encodes:
- a CDS encoding RNA-guided endonuclease TnpB family protein; its protein translation is MLQVTKAVRFQIIKPLNFSWDEFGRILNDLSYHTTLMCNAAVQMYWEHNVMRNRYKAEHGRYPQDKEIYGQSFRNVVYHRLREMYPLMASSNVSQTNQFALKRWQTDLREVMRLQKSVPSFRLGTPVQVANQNYSLYIAKGEPPEYCAEITLLGKDAACRRFTVLLDAGDAPKKAVFRRIVEGKYKQGVMQIIKHPRKKKWFCIVSYTITKDPAPGLDQERVMGVNLATGEAVYWAFSFSPKRGSIPAGEIEAAEKKIRAITARRREMQRTAGVTGHGRKRRLKATRVLAGKTANIRDAINHKYSRRIVRIAAANRCGKIRLADMSALGMSGALKAWPWSDLVQKIGYKAAEQGIDVEIVEKPGDRAKAWHTCSECGYSAPENVGDNTEFLACKECGARISLEYNAALNIAVLARDSIPEQQTSAS